Proteins encoded by one window of Leptospira neocaledonica:
- a CDS encoding trifunctional serine/threonine-protein kinase/ATP-binding protein/SpoIIE family protein phosphatase: MQDLSTDRVPYELGELLYEDSFSQTYRGKFGRAREPKIIRIQRPEGKETSSVYFLNEFELGKLVSDPGILKPEDMFENSDGICLVYENIPSKLLHQSLAGSISLETFLEIALAITENLVKLHSFGIVHNQISPRAFFYNPDTGETKLAWLGGASLLLSEKGSYAPLRYTFDILPYCSPENTGRLNRPVDFRSDAYSLGALFYKIISGTPPFETEDPLEMVHYHIARSPVSLVKRREDVPAAISTLVDKLLSKMPEERYFSLENLIHDLKSIKDSLKSKRKLSEFVPGVYEKKVGFRDSPRIYDREKERKEIESGIVNVTNGRRAAVFIGGKSGTGKTALVEDAITYLDIYSVVLLRGKFEEDKKEIPYYAFRQIMDDLLRRILQKKEEEIILLKNFIKETLGDNIEILTQFLPDLGKTLGIEIPAKTNKRQKDEKILFAVALKFLTLCFDRKNPAIILVDDLQWADSASLALLEFILNSEDWEGLLFVLTSRSEDADFFPNINVKQGSLGLDLREIRLSPLNEHSVFKYVSDSIHVSAEDANRLAEVLVSKTGGNPLFLHQFLRSLYEEGCLSFDPKTAYHRVDWDRLLQRAVTDNVLDLFLDKVGKLPDETLEVLRVGACIGAKFDLKDMYDFFKTKPGVLSRGIREAIREGIVFYRESGNMLFPALQYISHKKIEESGMYSSLSDIQFHFSHDRMIQSILDATDSTEKARIHNTLAKLLIEREKISGGSEQVLDIANHLLRSRELYTNGQENEDFFHYTILAGNSARAGAAYESSYSFFSLLASQLKDSYWQKDRKNAIHILKSLAESAYYLSRREEAEKIVSDLLSKLPSPSEKADVYLMQLEVMNVYNDLDSASKIGIKALQSLGIGFKEKPGFLAVFGEVLKMIFYSRGRSPEKLVNAKDSKDPYKTEALNILVNLLNYGKHMDMKVMAYIYLKLINLTLKEGNAPFSFFGYAGFGSILLSINGNFQQSMRYWTLAEKILKKFKSDELYGRFVFGRTILLDYFMYPFRSIVDYTEEAFHKCMQYGDYLWAAFALFSQNTNQLYSAENSISYREKIKENLERGAKLNYDILMILLHSSDSYLDRLEGKSTETVRYKEDLYTDREFESKVLGAAGNGTANSWYATLFGSLAYLSGYYLEAERIFKNYHSDLEKSRIMFIYSEYRFYRSLGLLKLRKKKLKLTEKFFFRYSLYLFKLWARIYPPSFQLFYFVLAGLYEDYAGRKESASKYFDMAMQQVESEPNDFRKAVVYQHIAEWNIIQGRNSYGKFLMQNAVRLYGSWGAKSIVNLLRDEYGELLRPQGAPKRSVEKILADSIHSNSFSLDLRTVLKASQSISGVIELGELLRQLIRTIMENAAATRGFLILPQNKELFLMAGSDIEEPGFLPKPISLDDSGHLLPLEVVYFCFRSGQKVLISDAAKDSFYSVNPYVKRSKPKSLLCMPITKQGRTLCVLYLENRLTAGIFDEHRLEILEILSAQAAISLENAKLYEDITRMNSELERKVNERTEELARSLSIIRKDMLYSQKIQRSILPELKNIPGLRYSVNYLPMDEVGGDFYDIYKLNNGRYRFFLADATGHGVQAALVTMAIKGEYESLKSSLEKPGEILSGLNNSILNKYKTLYFTGAICDVDLSEKKVYFASAGHISQFLIRSYNTEEMPKTGAILGFVKDYPYRTEEYKIESGDRIFLFSDGIYEQFDEDKSEYGEERFLHSIRANAQFEPQVQAERILSDLQYFISKTSIQDDITLLILDID, from the coding sequence ATGCAGGATTTGTCCACAGACAGAGTTCCTTATGAATTGGGGGAATTGCTGTACGAGGACAGTTTTTCCCAAACTTATAGAGGAAAATTCGGTCGGGCTAGAGAACCAAAAATTATTCGGATACAAAGACCGGAGGGGAAGGAAACCTCTTCGGTATACTTTTTAAATGAATTCGAATTGGGAAAACTAGTCAGCGATCCTGGCATTCTCAAGCCGGAAGATATGTTCGAAAATTCGGACGGTATTTGTCTGGTATATGAAAACATTCCTTCTAAACTTTTACACCAAAGTTTGGCGGGATCTATTTCCCTAGAAACTTTTTTAGAGATAGCTTTAGCAATCACAGAAAATTTAGTTAAGTTACATTCTTTCGGTATCGTTCATAATCAAATTTCTCCGCGGGCTTTTTTCTATAATCCGGATACTGGAGAAACTAAATTGGCCTGGTTAGGGGGAGCCTCCCTTCTTCTTTCTGAAAAAGGAAGTTATGCTCCTCTTAGATACACTTTTGACATTCTGCCATATTGTTCTCCGGAGAATACCGGGAGATTAAATCGTCCGGTTGATTTCCGATCCGACGCATATTCTTTAGGCGCATTATTTTATAAAATCATCTCCGGGACTCCTCCTTTTGAAACGGAAGATCCTTTGGAGATGGTTCACTATCATATCGCAAGATCTCCCGTTTCTTTAGTGAAGAGGAGAGAAGATGTCCCCGCAGCGATCTCAACCTTGGTTGACAAATTGCTCTCAAAGATGCCGGAAGAAAGATACTTCTCTCTGGAAAATCTGATACATGACTTAAAGAGTATTAAGGATTCTTTAAAGTCTAAGCGTAAATTGTCGGAGTTCGTTCCGGGGGTTTACGAAAAGAAGGTAGGTTTCCGAGATTCTCCTAGGATCTATGATAGAGAAAAAGAAAGAAAAGAGATCGAATCCGGTATAGTGAATGTAACTAACGGAAGAAGGGCCGCTGTATTTATCGGAGGCAAATCGGGTACCGGAAAAACGGCGCTAGTAGAAGATGCGATCACATATTTGGATATCTATTCCGTAGTCCTTTTGCGAGGTAAATTCGAAGAAGATAAGAAAGAGATCCCGTATTACGCTTTCCGACAGATCATGGACGATCTTTTAAGAAGGATCCTTCAGAAAAAAGAAGAAGAGATCATCTTACTTAAGAATTTTATAAAGGAAACTCTGGGAGATAATATAGAAATCCTGACCCAATTCTTACCTGATTTGGGAAAAACTTTAGGAATTGAAATACCTGCAAAAACGAATAAGAGGCAGAAGGACGAAAAGATACTTTTTGCAGTCGCTCTAAAGTTTTTGACTCTTTGTTTTGATCGAAAAAATCCTGCCATCATTCTTGTAGATGATCTTCAATGGGCGGATTCCGCTTCACTTGCATTACTTGAATTTATTTTGAATAGCGAAGATTGGGAAGGATTACTCTTTGTTCTTACTAGTCGTTCAGAAGACGCGGACTTTTTTCCTAATATCAATGTAAAACAAGGTTCTTTGGGTTTGGATTTGAGAGAGATTCGACTCTCTCCTTTAAACGAACATAGCGTTTTTAAATATGTATCGGATAGTATCCATGTTTCCGCAGAGGATGCGAATCGACTTGCAGAAGTCCTTGTTTCAAAAACAGGGGGCAATCCTCTATTTTTGCATCAATTCTTAAGATCATTATACGAGGAAGGTTGCTTAAGTTTTGATCCAAAAACAGCTTATCATAGAGTTGATTGGGATAGACTTTTACAAAGAGCAGTTACGGATAACGTTCTAGACTTATTTTTGGATAAAGTGGGAAAACTTCCAGACGAAACCTTGGAGGTTTTGAGGGTAGGAGCCTGTATAGGTGCCAAATTTGATCTAAAAGATATGTACGATTTTTTCAAGACCAAGCCGGGGGTCTTGTCTAGGGGAATACGAGAGGCAATTAGAGAAGGGATCGTATTTTATAGAGAATCCGGAAATATGTTATTTCCCGCCTTACAATATATTTCCCATAAAAAGATAGAAGAGTCCGGCATGTATTCTTCTCTGTCCGATATTCAATTCCATTTTTCTCATGATAGAATGATCCAAAGCATTTTGGATGCGACTGATTCTACTGAAAAAGCTAGAATTCATAATACACTTGCTAAGTTATTGATAGAGCGTGAAAAAATTTCCGGCGGATCCGAACAAGTTTTGGATATTGCAAACCATCTTTTGCGCTCTAGAGAATTGTATACAAACGGTCAGGAGAATGAAGATTTCTTCCATTATACAATACTTGCCGGAAATTCTGCGAGAGCCGGCGCCGCTTATGAATCATCCTATTCTTTTTTTAGCTTACTTGCTTCTCAATTAAAAGACTCCTATTGGCAGAAAGACAGAAAGAATGCGATTCATATTCTAAAATCGCTCGCAGAATCTGCATATTATTTATCTAGAAGAGAAGAAGCGGAGAAGATCGTATCCGACTTACTTTCCAAATTGCCTAGTCCTTCCGAAAAAGCGGACGTTTATCTGATGCAATTGGAAGTGATGAACGTCTATAACGATTTGGATTCCGCATCCAAGATTGGGATTAAGGCATTACAATCACTCGGGATAGGTTTTAAGGAAAAGCCCGGCTTTTTAGCCGTATTCGGCGAAGTGCTGAAGATGATCTTCTATAGTAGAGGAAGATCTCCCGAAAAATTAGTAAATGCGAAAGACAGTAAGGATCCGTATAAAACAGAAGCCTTAAATATACTAGTCAACCTTCTTAATTACGGCAAACATATGGATATGAAGGTGATGGCTTATATTTATTTAAAGCTAATCAATCTTACATTAAAAGAAGGGAATGCTCCTTTTAGCTTTTTCGGATACGCAGGATTCGGTTCCATATTACTTTCTATCAACGGAAATTTTCAACAGTCCATGAGATATTGGACCTTGGCTGAAAAGATATTAAAAAAGTTTAAATCGGATGAACTTTACGGAAGGTTTGTGTTCGGTCGGACCATTCTTCTGGATTATTTCATGTATCCTTTCCGTTCCATAGTGGATTACACGGAAGAAGCATTTCATAAATGTATGCAGTATGGGGATTATCTTTGGGCGGCTTTTGCACTTTTTTCCCAAAATACGAACCAATTATACTCAGCGGAGAATTCGATCTCTTATAGAGAGAAGATCAAAGAAAATTTAGAAAGGGGAGCCAAACTAAATTATGATATTTTGATGATCCTTTTGCATTCTTCCGATTCTTATTTAGATCGTTTAGAGGGGAAATCTACTGAAACCGTTCGATACAAAGAGGATCTCTACACGGATAGGGAATTCGAGTCCAAGGTTTTAGGAGCCGCTGGGAATGGAACTGCTAATTCCTGGTACGCTACGTTATTTGGCTCCCTCGCGTATTTATCTGGTTATTATTTAGAAGCAGAGAGAATTTTCAAAAATTACCATTCTGATCTGGAAAAATCCAGGATCATGTTCATTTACTCCGAGTATAGATTTTATAGATCCTTAGGCCTTCTGAAATTACGTAAGAAGAAGCTGAAGCTGACTGAAAAATTCTTCTTTAGATATTCATTATATTTATTTAAACTTTGGGCGAGGATCTATCCGCCAAGTTTCCAATTATTTTATTTTGTGTTGGCGGGACTTTACGAAGATTACGCGGGAAGAAAGGAAAGTGCATCCAAATACTTCGATATGGCGATGCAGCAGGTAGAATCTGAACCTAATGATTTCAGAAAGGCCGTAGTTTACCAACATATTGCCGAATGGAATATAATACAGGGTAGGAACTCGTACGGAAAATTTTTGATGCAAAATGCTGTTCGACTCTACGGATCTTGGGGAGCAAAATCTATCGTAAATTTACTCAGAGACGAATATGGAGAATTACTTCGCCCTCAAGGAGCGCCGAAACGTTCCGTGGAAAAAATCCTGGCAGACTCTATTCATTCCAACTCTTTTAGTTTGGATTTAAGAACCGTGCTTAAGGCTTCTCAAAGTATTTCCGGGGTGATCGAATTAGGTGAATTACTCAGACAGCTTATCCGGACTATCATGGAAAATGCAGCGGCCACTCGAGGTTTTTTGATCCTTCCTCAAAACAAAGAACTGTTTTTGATGGCGGGTTCAGATATAGAAGAACCGGGATTTTTACCTAAACCAATTTCACTAGACGATTCTGGGCATCTGCTTCCGTTAGAAGTAGTTTATTTCTGTTTTCGTTCCGGACAGAAGGTTTTGATTTCAGATGCAGCAAAGGATTCTTTTTATTCCGTCAATCCGTATGTCAAAAGAAGTAAGCCTAAGTCCTTATTGTGCATGCCGATCACAAAACAAGGAAGAACATTATGTGTTCTTTATTTAGAAAATCGACTTACTGCAGGGATTTTCGATGAACATAGATTAGAAATTCTGGAAATTCTTTCCGCTCAGGCTGCAATTTCATTAGAAAATGCAAAGTTATACGAAGATATTACTCGGATGAATTCCGAACTAGAAAGAAAGGTAAACGAAAGAACTGAGGAATTGGCCAGATCTCTTTCGATTATCAGAAAGGATATGTTGTATTCCCAAAAGATCCAAAGAAGTATTCTTCCGGAACTTAAAAATATTCCGGGCCTGAGATATTCTGTTAATTATCTGCCCATGGATGAGGTAGGTGGGGACTTCTACGATATATACAAATTAAATAATGGAAGGTATAGATTTTTCTTGGCAGATGCTACAGGCCACGGTGTCCAGGCGGCCTTGGTGACAATGGCTATCAAAGGAGAATATGAAAGTTTAAAATCTTCTTTGGAAAAACCGGGAGAAATACTCTCCGGATTGAATAATTCTATTTTAAATAAATATAAAACACTCTATTTTACCGGAGCAATCTGCGATGTGGATCTATCCGAGAAAAAAGTATATTTTGCTTCGGCAGGTCATATCTCCCAATTTTTAATACGATCTTATAACACGGAAGAAATGCCCAAAACGGGAGCTATTCTAGGATTCGTGAAAGATTATCCGTACAGGACTGAAGAATATAAAATAGAATCCGGAGATAGGATCTTTCTTTTTTCGGACGGAATCTACGAACAGTTCGATGAGGATAAATCCGAATACGGAGAAGAAAGATTTTTGCATTCTATTCGGGCGAATGCTCAATTTGAACCTCAGGTCCAAGCGGAAAGGATACTCTCCGACCTCCAATATTTTATTTCTAAAACCTCCATCCAAGATGATATCACTCTTTTGATCTTGGATATAGATTGA
- a CDS encoding oxygenase MpaB family protein, with protein sequence MNSSELRALRKETDPLADEIVTKYFTESAFDRQKTMIFFDALSKNSDPIPSGLPDYLEKYFYETEDLPSWADKNKIAKGEQLFATYGPQILMMLCVKSLPMAYSCGDGAQVLYKTGRLIEQNGVIDGVNRRLMETTQFVISVAQENGLGPQGKGIRTAQKVRLMHASIRYFLGKGKDWDPAWGQPINQEDMAGTLQSFSSLVIEGLAQSALKLTQEEKDAYIHLWRVAGHFIGVKPELCPEGYDVAHSLGESIFNDQQKPSDAGKILAKSLLDFMEYMLPGNLFDSLPIFFLQTYMGQKTSEVLGIGWPPKNPLGFFMEKIFQDVDTHVDGDEGFGKLVAYFASKLLFSMDHFYYGGKKARFWIPPSLRENWRL encoded by the coding sequence ATGAATTCGAGCGAGTTACGCGCATTACGAAAAGAAACTGATCCATTGGCGGACGAGATTGTCACAAAGTATTTTACTGAATCTGCTTTTGACAGACAGAAAACGATGATCTTTTTCGACGCTCTTTCCAAGAACTCGGATCCGATTCCTTCCGGTCTGCCTGACTATCTTGAAAAATATTTCTACGAGACGGAAGATCTCCCTTCTTGGGCTGACAAGAACAAGATCGCGAAAGGCGAGCAGTTATTCGCCACTTATGGTCCCCAGATCCTAATGATGCTTTGTGTGAAGTCTCTTCCTATGGCGTACTCTTGCGGAGATGGAGCACAGGTACTTTACAAAACCGGAAGATTAATAGAACAGAATGGAGTAATCGATGGGGTCAATCGAAGACTCATGGAAACCACTCAATTTGTGATTTCTGTTGCTCAGGAGAATGGACTGGGTCCGCAGGGTAAAGGGATCCGTACCGCACAGAAAGTCAGATTAATGCATGCATCCATTCGTTACTTCCTTGGAAAAGGAAAAGATTGGGATCCTGCTTGGGGACAACCGATCAACCAAGAAGATATGGCTGGAACTCTGCAGTCTTTTTCCAGTCTGGTAATCGAGGGTTTAGCACAATCTGCCTTAAAGTTAACTCAAGAAGAAAAAGACGCATACATTCATCTATGGAGAGTGGCGGGACATTTTATAGGAGTAAAGCCTGAGCTTTGTCCCGAGGGATATGATGTCGCACATTCTTTAGGTGAGTCCATATTTAACGACCAACAGAAACCTTCAGATGCGGGCAAGATACTTGCAAAATCTCTGTTGGACTTTATGGAATATATGCTTCCAGGAAATTTATTCGACAGTCTTCCAATATTTTTTCTGCAAACGTATATGGGACAAAAAACAAGCGAAGTGTTAGGCATCGGGTGGCCTCCTAAAAATCCTTTAGGGTTTTTTATGGAAAAGATCTTTCAGGATGTAGATACTCATGTAGACGGCGATGAGGGATTCGGAAAGTTAGTCGCTTATTTTGCTTCCAAACTTCTTTTTTCTATGGATCATTTTTATTACGGCGGAAAAAAAGCCAGGTTTTGGATTCCGCCTTCATTAAGAGAGAATTGGAGACTATAA
- a CDS encoding OmpP1/FadL family transporter: protein MLFGSRVRKKFSLFILAIISFLAPKLEAVGLFQPSHNARYGGMGGVNLAIGGSPMDIGTNPANLSLKNRKELEFGISLPYIRTVYKDRFLDPDPNLTYENSESYNVLAPLPYFAIRIPLGEKWTYGGGIYIPGGGNGEVSGLTRITPNGQSLNDWSGMKLPSPIGDSKRIQESYSSTFYLVKSTHALSYKIGGLSIAFGVEGIYSRQIAYQKFYDITGTIEVPGQGFDYRSKSAYALGGIFGTTYQITETLKIAYSYQTSAKIPLDGSMQVGSYPSRTGVSATFAVPERHGLGFSYGTDTFKIGIDALYYNYSSYTSTYKQTLAAPLFPTAFGQTNVIPQNLSYHDSWALGIGGEWIVNDWTYRLGARHNSGVLRSEGTNALQAGIMVQDLVSGGFGYSTGKWKFDFTLLYYLPVRVYNGGSADWNFNHAVFSKDDIRVNEFKHSLRSDIPAILLGASYSFD from the coding sequence ATGCTTTTTGGATCTAGAGTTCGCAAAAAATTCTCACTATTCATCTTGGCTATAATTTCTTTCCTAGCTCCTAAGTTAGAAGCTGTAGGACTTTTTCAGCCTTCTCATAACGCTAGATACGGCGGTATGGGAGGAGTGAATTTGGCCATAGGGGGATCTCCTATGGATATAGGGACCAATCCTGCAAACTTAAGTCTCAAAAACCGAAAAGAATTGGAGTTTGGAATTTCATTACCGTACATCCGTACAGTATACAAAGACAGATTCCTGGATCCGGACCCGAATCTTACCTACGAAAATTCAGAATCTTATAATGTGCTTGCCCCTCTCCCATATTTCGCAATCCGAATTCCTCTCGGCGAAAAATGGACTTACGGTGGAGGAATTTACATACCGGGAGGAGGAAATGGAGAAGTTTCCGGACTCACAAGGATCACACCTAACGGCCAAAGTTTGAACGATTGGTCAGGAATGAAACTCCCAAGTCCGATCGGAGATTCCAAAAGAATACAGGAGAGCTATTCTTCTACTTTTTATCTAGTCAAATCCACGCATGCACTTTCTTATAAGATTGGCGGGCTTTCTATAGCATTCGGAGTGGAAGGAATTTATTCCAGACAGATTGCTTATCAAAAGTTTTACGATATTACTGGGACAATTGAAGTGCCCGGCCAAGGTTTTGACTACAGAAGTAAAAGCGCATATGCACTCGGTGGGATTTTCGGGACTACTTACCAGATTACCGAAACTTTAAAAATTGCTTATTCTTACCAGACCTCCGCGAAAATCCCTTTGGATGGAAGTATGCAAGTGGGTTCTTATCCGAGTAGGACAGGAGTGTCTGCGACTTTCGCAGTTCCGGAAAGACATGGTTTAGGTTTTTCTTATGGAACAGATACATTCAAGATCGGAATAGACGCTTTATATTATAATTATTCTTCTTATACTTCTACATACAAACAAACACTGGCAGCACCCTTGTTTCCAACTGCATTCGGACAAACGAATGTGATCCCCCAAAATTTAAGTTATCACGATTCTTGGGCTTTGGGAATAGGCGGAGAATGGATTGTAAATGATTGGACTTATAGATTAGGCGCAAGGCATAACTCCGGAGTTTTAAGATCGGAAGGAACGAATGCACTACAAGCAGGTATCATGGTTCAGGATCTAGTTTCCGGTGGATTCGGATATTCGACCGGAAAATGGAAATTCGATTTTACACTTCTATATTATCTTCCTGTAAGAGTTTATAATGGAGGTTCTGCGGACTGGAACTTTAATCATGCGGTATTCTCCAAAGATGATATCCGAGTAAACGAATTCAAACATTCCTTAAGATCGGATATCCCTGCAATATTATTAGGAGCCAGCTATTCCTTTGATTAA
- a CDS encoding enoyl-CoA hydratase/isomerase family protein, whose amino-acid sequence MNYKHLSLENRDGLLVVLLNRPESNNALNIRIRDELESVFSESRKDPQIRGILLGANGKNFCSGYDLEEVVETKLQSFRHRILEYHYELYSFPKPLVCVLKGFCSAGGFDLALSGDYILAEKKTFLFRPEIRFGGPPLITTLARKVGPTKALSLTLLGDPLRSQDALKLGIIDEVVTEGDSIAKGLKVLEKLSQWDPKLIRAEKEISNNFFQGNLYENLKKEFDLFKEFLENPNFLKIVSEYAKSIKQKV is encoded by the coding sequence ATGAATTATAAACATCTAAGTTTGGAAAATAGGGACGGACTGTTGGTTGTACTTTTAAATCGTCCAGAATCCAATAATGCTTTAAATATCAGGATCCGAGACGAATTAGAATCGGTTTTTTCGGAGTCCAGAAAAGATCCTCAAATCAGAGGAATCCTTTTAGGAGCAAACGGCAAAAACTTCTGTAGCGGATACGATCTGGAAGAAGTAGTCGAAACTAAACTGCAATCCTTCCGTCATCGTATTTTAGAATATCATTATGAACTCTATTCTTTTCCCAAACCTTTGGTATGTGTATTAAAAGGTTTTTGTTCTGCGGGAGGTTTCGATTTAGCACTCTCAGGAGATTATATTCTCGCGGAAAAGAAAACATTCTTATTCCGACCTGAAATTCGTTTCGGAGGTCCACCTTTGATCACCACTTTAGCCCGAAAAGTAGGCCCTACCAAAGCATTATCTTTGACATTACTAGGAGACCCTCTTCGCTCTCAAGACGCATTGAAATTAGGAATTATAGACGAAGTCGTTACAGAAGGTGATTCAATCGCAAAAGGTTTAAAAGTATTGGAGAAGCTCTCCCAATGGGATCCCAAACTCATCCGAGCCGAAAAAGAAATCTCGAATAATTTCTTCCAAGGAAATCTTTACGAAAATCTAAAAAAAGAATTCGATCTATTCAAAGAATTTTTAGAAAATCCAAACTTTCTGAAAATAGTCTCCGAATATGCAAAATCTATTAAACAGAAGGTCTAA
- a CDS encoding haloalkane dehalogenase — MQTYLETPSECFSDIKDYPFSPNYISVGEFKMHYVDEGPKNAKETVLLLHGEPSWSYLYRKMILPLSEKGYRVIAPDLIGFGKSDKPTDLKTYTYKNHVEWLKNLITGLDLQNITLFCQDWGGLLGLRAVAELDSHFVRVCAANTFLPTGDIPPKEDFLKWLRFSQEVSKLPVGKIIQNGCVSKLSPEIIHAYDSPYPDESYKAGARKFPTLVPISPDNPETERNRQAWMFYKNFKKPFITMFSDSDPITKGGDIFFRRTIPGAKGQKHTVIQGAGHFLQEEKGELLAELLSEFIQNNP, encoded by the coding sequence ATGCAAACTTATTTAGAAACTCCTTCCGAATGTTTTTCAGATATAAAGGATTATCCTTTTTCTCCTAATTATATTTCCGTAGGAGAATTCAAAATGCATTATGTGGACGAAGGCCCCAAGAATGCAAAAGAAACAGTTTTATTATTACATGGAGAGCCCAGTTGGTCTTATCTTTATAGAAAAATGATCCTTCCTTTATCAGAAAAAGGTTATAGAGTGATTGCACCCGATCTGATCGGTTTCGGAAAATCGGATAAACCTACGGATCTAAAAACTTATACTTATAAAAACCATGTGGAATGGCTGAAAAATCTGATTACAGGGTTGGATTTACAAAACATTACACTCTTTTGCCAAGATTGGGGAGGACTTTTGGGTTTAAGAGCAGTAGCAGAATTGGATTCTCATTTTGTTAGAGTATGTGCCGCGAATACATTTTTACCTACAGGAGATATTCCTCCTAAGGAAGATTTTTTAAAATGGTTACGTTTCTCCCAAGAAGTTAGTAAACTTCCTGTAGGAAAGATCATCCAAAACGGATGTGTAAGTAAATTAAGCCCGGAAATCATTCATGCCTATGATTCTCCTTATCCGGATGAATCTTATAAAGCGGGAGCTAGAAAATTTCCCACTCTTGTTCCGATCTCTCCTGATAATCCGGAAACGGAAAGGAATCGCCAAGCTTGGATGTTTTACAAGAACTTCAAAAAACCTTTTATTACTATGTTTAGTGATTCGGATCCGATTACAAAGGGTGGAGATATATTTTTTAGAAGAACTATCCCGGGCGCAAAAGGTCAGAAACATACTGTAATCCAAGGAGCAGGACATTTTTTACAGGAAGAAAAAGGTGAACTACTTGCAGAACTTCTTTCTGAATTTATCCAGAACAATCCGTAG
- a CDS encoding MBL fold metallo-hydrolase translates to MFGKKAQKVTIYTSFVLFGLFLLVLCQTACLSSFGGSPNGTRLERMKTSKMFRDGKFENDPFVPMLSSGAYFGVIKRQLFGSEVRIPPSPLPVQKPDLKTFSDPVAPGLRAIWFGHSSVLVEIDGIRIFTDPVFSGKVSPFESVGPGRLFPLPLELSELPNIDAVVISHDHYDHLDMITAQFLAKKGTKYFVPLGIGAHLESWGIPDNQIIELDWWEKGNIKNIEIICTPAVHYSGRGLFNGKSTLWSSWSIVGPKHKFFHSGDTGYSPHFIEIGKKLGPFDLTSIKVGAYDWTWEGIHMSPESAVQAHLDLKGKTMLPVHWATFNLAIHSWDEPILRTKQGADQNSVRLATPKPGEWLDLQKDLIFENWWEKVK, encoded by the coding sequence ATGTTCGGTAAAAAAGCCCAGAAAGTCACGATTTACACTTCTTTTGTTCTATTCGGTTTATTCTTATTGGTTTTATGCCAAACTGCTTGTTTGAGTTCCTTCGGAGGAAGCCCAAACGGAACTAGATTGGAAAGAATGAAAACTTCTAAGATGTTCCGTGATGGTAAGTTCGAAAACGATCCGTTTGTTCCAATGCTTAGTTCCGGAGCGTATTTCGGTGTTATAAAAAGACAACTTTTCGGTTCGGAAGTGAGGATACCGCCTTCTCCCCTACCTGTCCAAAAACCGGATTTAAAAACTTTTTCAGATCCTGTCGCACCGGGACTCAGAGCAATTTGGTTCGGGCATTCTTCCGTATTAGTTGAGATAGATGGGATACGTATCTTCACTGATCCCGTCTTTTCCGGGAAAGTTTCTCCTTTCGAAAGTGTCGGACCAGGGAGACTTTTTCCTTTACCGTTAGAACTATCAGAACTTCCTAATATAGATGCGGTTGTTATCTCCCACGATCATTACGATCATCTGGATATGATCACTGCTCAATTTTTAGCGAAGAAGGGCACAAAATATTTCGTACCCTTAGGTATTGGTGCTCATTTGGAATCCTGGGGAATTCCGGACAATCAGATCATAGAATTGGATTGGTGGGAGAAAGGAAATATTAAGAATATTGAAATTATCTGTACACCTGCAGTTCATTATTCTGGAAGGGGTTTATTCAATGGGAAATCCACTCTCTGGTCTTCTTGGAGTATAGTCGGACCTAAACATAAATTTTTCCATAGTGGGGACACAGGTTATTCTCCTCATTTTATTGAGATCGGCAAAAAGTTAGGACCTTTCGATCTGACATCTATTAAGGTCGGAGCATATGACTGGACTTGGGAAGGAATTCATATGAGCCCTGAAAGTGCAGTCCAAGCTCATTTAGATCTAAAAGGTAAAACGATGCTTCCTGTACATTGGGCCACTTTCAATCTCGCAATTCATTCTTGGGATGAACCTATTCTAAGAACTAAACAAGGAGCGGATCAAAATAGTGTCCGTTTAGCGACTCCTAAACCGGGAGAATGGTTGGATCTACAAAAAGACCTTATTTTCGAAAATTGGTGGGAAAAGGTGAAATGA